In Taeniopygia guttata chromosome Z, bTaeGut7.mat, whole genome shotgun sequence, one genomic interval encodes:
- the KANK1 gene encoding KN motif and ankyrin repeat domain-containing protein 1 isoform X3: MKLGQPYVAGKFAVWGQRHVAKSEKEEVSINGEDEKERKDPYFVETPYGYQLDLDFLKYVDDIQKGNTIKKLNIRKRRKAVPASVGTKNSGGQCSGWTSTESLSSSNSDENKQSLATRCQVTLPVPAKPSVSFEVSPTYLTVPENKQLPPPSPQPPRHNLLVTKTLMETRRRLEQERMMQGTPGDVRRPRLSSFGGMGSTSSLPSFVGSSGYSQVSQHLQNGYQGNGDYGACFSSSLGSSIRHSPMSSGISTPVTNVSPVHLQHIREQMAVALKRLKELEEQVKTIPVLQVKISVLQEEKRHMMAELKNHRKATQNETYGFRKRSYSAGNAEQWEHMSQVRRGGELYIDCEEEMESVEQSSQRIEEFRQLTAEMQALEKKIQDSNYESPANLRVNRENLTKEARSVAVGADENMNDVIIYNRSARQCKEVAVGTEKEVRECGVGVTEAMLGLSTEIEKEIELQQQTIEALKEKIYRLEVQLKETTHDREMTKLKQELQAAGSRKKVDKAMMAQPHVVSRMVEAVIQTRDQMVGDHVAVADSSVGNHLQTSSIGTSCRPATRSAAAGPELLMSRWLVRERAEVQDQSTGSSMELHDKSVGTETSVRETGVNTEEPSEVPSPCKTAQVVGAVRSVGCGDCSVDVVVCVPKEHVSRETATEAVPRAEAMVMAVPSTASQQTSTALEMVSQCTSTEVACLADCGTNTTLSSCDKQTSTDGVEVRSVAVGDGRVKDIHASAKVRSVGVGTMLSSHPGFEKPSAIKTKDCGIGQISVYENYLVGLKMRSIACGPPPLPVVPAGTRSIGVGGESVCDPVSGQPESPLPPSELRTGLDHYIERVQKLLQEQQMLLAENYSELAEAFGEPHSQIGSLNSQLISTLTSINSVMKYASTEELRSLDLQKQCMERSTPSGATLEYIPHGQLASTHLTSNLRMLKLEQDTVATEEERKTPLVEAARGRKSFSSQDKALTPINLTDDQLASGLYVCTNNENTLKSIMKKRDGKKELSNTKKNLQFVGINGGYELSEKMLSACNLLRNNIDDPKALTNKDVRFCLNTIQHEWFRVSSQKSALPEMVGDYITAFEEISPAVLRHIINMADGNGNTALHYSVSHSNFEIVKLLLDANVCNVNHQNKAGYTPIMLAALAAVEAEKDMRIVEELFSCGDVNAKASQAGQTALMLAVSHGRIDMVKALLACGADVNIQDDEGSTALMCASEHGHVEIVKLLLAQPGCNSTLEDNDGSTALSIALEAGHKDIAVLLYAHVNFSKTQSPGTPRLSRRTSPGPTHRATFE, encoded by the exons ATGAAGCTAGGACAGCCGTACGTGGCTGGAAAATTTGCGGTGTGGGGGCAGAGACATGTGGCTAAGTCAG aaaaagaggaagttaGTATAAATggagaagatgaaaaagaacGGAAAGACCCCTATTTTGTGGAAACACCTTATGGCTACCAGCTAGACTTGGATTTTCTGAAGTACGTGGATGATAtacaaaagggaaacaccatTAAGAAACTGAATataagaaagaggaggaaagctGTACCAGCCTCGGTGGGTACCAAGAACTCTGGTGGCCAGTGCAGTGGCTGGACCTCCACAGAGTCTCTCTCTTCATCAAATAGTGATGAGAACAAGCAGTCTTTGGCAACGAGGTGTCAAGTAACCTTGCCTGTTCCTGCCAAACCCTCAGTTTCCTTTGAAGTATCTCCTACCTACTTAACTGTCCCAGAGAATAAACagcttcctcctccctccccccagCCTCCTCGGCACAACCTTCTTGTAACAAAAACCCTCATGGAAACACGGAGGCGActggagcaggagaggatgATGCAGGGCACACCTGGAGATGTCCGCAGGCCTCGACTTTCCAGCTTTGGAGGCATGGGCTCCACAAGCTCCCTCCCCTCTTTTGTGGGATCCAGTGGGTACAGTCAAGTATCTCAGCACCTGCAGAATGGGTATCAGGGAAACGGCGACTATGGTGCCTGCTTCAGCTCCTCATTGGGCAGTTCCATTCGTCACAGCCCCATGAGCTCGGGAATATCCACACCGGTCACCAACGTGAGCCCGGTGCATCTGCAGCACATCAGGGAGCAAATGGCAGTTGCCCTCAAGCGTCTCAAGGAGCTCGAGGAGCAAGTCAAGACTATTCCTGTGCTGCAGGTCAAAATTTCAGTGTTGCAGGAGGAGAAGAGGCACATGATGGCTGAACTCAAAAACCACAGGAAAGCCACTCAAAATGAGACATACGGTTTCAGAAAGCGATCCTATAGTGCAGGGAATGCAGAGCAGTGGGAACACATGTCTCAGGTGAGAAGAGGTGGAGAACTGTATATAGATTGTGAGGAAGAGATGGAGAGTGTGGAGCAGAGCTCTCAGAGGATAGAGGAGTtcaggcagctgactgctgaGATGCAAgccctggagaaaaaaatccaagataGCAACTACGAAAGTCCAGCAAACCTTAGGGTGAACAGAGAAAATCTGACAAAAGAAGCCCGATCTGTTGCTGTGGGTGCTGATGAGAACATGAATGATGTCATTATATACAACAGATCTGCAAGGCAATGCAAAGAAGTAGCTGTGGGAACAGAGAAAGAAGTGAGGGAGTGTGGAGTTGGAGTGACAGAGGCTATGCTTGGACTGTCTACAGAAATTGAGAAGGAGATAGAGCTTCAGCAGCAGACCATTGAAGCCCTTAAGGAGAAAATTTATAGACTAGAGGTTCAGTTAAAGGAAACCACCCATGACAGGGAAATGACCAAATTAAAACAGGAGTTGCAAGCAGCTGGGTCTAGAAAGAAGGTGGATAAAGCCATGATGGCTCAACCCCATGTTGTCAGTAGGATGGTGGAGGCTGTCATACAGACAAGAGACCAAATGGTGGGAGACCACGTGGCCGTTGCGGATTCGTCAGTGGGAAACCATCTACAGACCAGCAGCATTGGCACCTCCTGCAGACCTGCCACGCGGAGCGCAGCTGCAGGACCCGAGCTGCTGATGAGCCGGTGGCTGGTGAGGGAGAGGGCAGAGGTGCAAGATCAGAGTACCGGGAGCTCCATGGAACTGCATGATAAGTCAGTGGGCACAGAGACAAGCGTCCGTGAGACAGGCGTCAACACAGAGGAGCCGTCAGAGGTGCCGAGCCCTTGCAAGACAGCACAGGTGGTTGGAGCAGTGAGGTCTGTGGGCTGCGGGGACTGTTCAGTGGACGTGGTGGTTTGTGTGCCCAAGGAACACGTGTCCCGTGAAACAGCCACAGAGGCTGTACCCAGGGCAGAGGCAATGGTGATGGCTGTGCCTTCCACAGCTAGCCAGCAAACCAGCACTGCTTTGGAGATGGTGAGCCAGTGCACCAGCACAGAGGTGGCCTGCCTGGCAGACTGTGGGACTAACACCACTCTGAGCAGCTGTGACAAGCAGACCAGCACGGACGGCGTGGAGGTGCGGAGTGTGGCAGTGGGGGATGGCCGGGTGAAGGACATACACGCGTCTGCTAAGGTGCGTTCGGTTGGAGTGGGCACTATGCTCTCTAGCCACCCTGGCTTTGAAAAGCCTTCTGCAATAAAAACCAAAGACTGTGGCATTGGACAGATAAGTGTTTATGAGAACTACCTGGTTGGTCTGAAAATGAGGAGCATTGCCTGTGGACCCCCTCCGTTGCCGGTTGTCCCAGCTGGAACCAGGAGCATAGGTGTTGGGGGAGAGTCTGTGTGTGACCCAGTCAGTGGTCAGCCAGAGAGCCCTCTGCCTCCATCTGAGCTGAGGACAGGCTTGGATCACTACATTGAACGTgtgcagaagctgctgcaggaacagcagatGCTGCTTGCTGAAAATTACAGTGAATTGGCAGAAGCCTTTGGGGAGCCCCATTCCCAGATTGGATCTCTCAATTCACAACTCATCAGCACCCTCACCTCCATCAACTCTGTCATGAAATATGCCAGTACAGAGGAGCTGCGTAGCCTGGACCTTCAGAAGCAGTGCATGGAGAGAAGCACCCCATCCG GTGCTACTTTGGAGTACATCCCTCATGGCCAGCTTGCAAGCACACACTTAACGTCAAATTTGCGAATGCTGAAATTGGAGCAGGACACTGTGGCCActgaggaggagaggaagacTCCCCTTGTGGAAGCTGCTCGAGGAAGGAAGTCTTTTTCTTCTCAGGATAAAGCTCTCACTCCAATTAACCTGACAGATGATCAGCTTGCCTCAGGTCTCTATG TATGTACTAATAATGAGAACACACTCAAATCTATCATGAAGAAAAGAGATGGGAAGAAGGAATTGAGCAACACCAAGAAGAACCTGCAGTTTGTTGGCATTAATGGCGG GTACGAGCTAAGTGAAAAGATGCTTTCTGCCTGTAACCTGCTGAGAAACAACATTGATGACCCCAAGGCGTTAACAAACAAAGATGTG AGGTTTTGTTTAAATACTATCCAGCATGAGTGGTTTCGTGTCTCAAGTCAGAAGTCAGCTCTCCCTGAAATGGTTGGAGACTACATAACTGCTTTTGAAGAGATTTCTCCTGCTGTCCTCAGACATATCATCAACATGGCAGATGGAAATGGAAACACAGCTCTGCATTACAGTGTGTCACATTCTAACTTTGAAATTGTAAAGCTTCTTCTGGATGCAA ATGTCTGTAATGTAAATCATCAGAACAAGGCTGGTTATACCCCCATCATGCTTGCTGCACTTGCAGCTGTGGAAGCAGAGAAGGACATGAGGATAGTGGAGGAACTGTTCAGCTGTGGGGACGTGAATGCTAAAGCCAGCCAG GCTGGTCAGACTGCACTGATGCTAGCTGTGAGCCATGGCCGGATAGACATGGTTAAAGCTTTACTGGCCTGTGGTGCAGACGTCAATATCCAGGATGATGAGGGCTCTACAGCTCTGATGTGCGCCAGTGAGCATGGACATGTGGAGATTGTAAAGCTTctgctggcccagcctgggTGTAACAGCACCCTGGAGGACAAC gATGGCAGCACAGCACTTTCAATAGCCCTGGAAGCTGGACATAAGGACATAGCAGTTCTCCTGTATGCCCATGTCAACTTTTCCAAAACCCAGTCACCG GGCACTCCTAGGCTTAGCAGAAGGACATCTCCTGGTCCCACCCACAGAGCCACATTTGAGTAA
- the KANK1 gene encoding KN motif and ankyrin repeat domain-containing protein 1 isoform X1, with product MKLGQPYVAGKFAVWGQRHVAKSEKEEVSINGEDEKERKDPYFVETPYGYQLDLDFLKYVDDIQKGNTIKKLNIRKRRKAVPASVGTKNSGGQCSGWTSTESLSSSNSDENKQSLATRCQVTLPVPAKPSVSFEVSPTYLTVPENKQLPPPSPQPPRHNLLVTKTLMETRRRLEQERMMQGTPGDVRRPRLSSFGGMGSTSSLPSFVGSSGYSQVSQHLQNGYQGNGDYGACFSSSLGSSIRHSPMSSGISTPVTNVSPVHLQHIREQMAVALKRLKELEEQVKTIPVLQVKISVLQEEKRHMMAELKNHRKATQNETYGFRKRSYSAGNAEQWEHMSQVRRGGELYIDCEEEMESVEQSSQRIEEFRQLTAEMQALEKKIQDSNYESPANLRVNRENLTKEARSVAVGADENMNDVIIYNRSARQCKEVAVGTEKEVRECGVGVTEAMLGLSTEIEKEIELQQQTIEALKEKIYRLEVQLKETTHDREMTKLKQELQAAGSRKKVDKAMMAQPHVVSRMVEAVIQTRDQMVGDHVAVADSSVGNHLQTSSIGTSCRPATRSAAAGPELLMSRWLVRERAEVQDQSTGSSMELHDKSVGTETSVRETGVNTEEPSEVPSPCKTAQVVGAVRSVGCGDCSVDVVVCVPKEHVSRETATEAVPRAEAMVMAVPSTASQQTSTALEMVSQCTSTEVACLADCGTNTTLSSCDKQTSTDGVEVRSVAVGDGRVKDIHASAKVRSVGVGTMLSSHPGFEKPSAIKTKDCGIGQISVYENYLVGLKMRSIACGPPPLPVVPAGTRSIGVGGESVCDPVSGQPESPLPPSELRTGLDHYIERVQKLLQEQQMLLAENYSELAEAFGEPHSQIGSLNSQLISTLTSINSVMKYASTEELRSLDLQKQCMERSTPSGATLEYIPHGQLASTHLTSNLRMLKLEQDTVATEEERKTPLVEAARGRKSFSSQDKALTPINLTDDQLASGLYVCTNNENTLKSIMKKRDGKKELSNTKKNLQFVGINGGYETTSSDDSSSEESSSSDSEEECESHEYPCHQHTEEKQPSPHAAEVCAMGAEKDSPLPECEAEEVEIRERYELSEKMLSACNLLRNNIDDPKALTNKDVRFCLNTIQHEWFRVSSQKSALPEMVGDYITAFEEISPAVLRHIINMADGNGNTALHYSVSHSNFEIVKLLLDANVCNVNHQNKAGYTPIMLAALAAVEAEKDMRIVEELFSCGDVNAKASQAGQTALMLAVSHGRIDMVKALLACGADVNIQDDEGSTALMCASEHGHVEIVKLLLAQPGCNSTLEDNDGSTALSIALEAGHKDIAVLLYAHVNFSKTQSPGTPRLSRRTSPGPTHRATFE from the exons ATGAAGCTAGGACAGCCGTACGTGGCTGGAAAATTTGCGGTGTGGGGGCAGAGACATGTGGCTAAGTCAG aaaaagaggaagttaGTATAAATggagaagatgaaaaagaacGGAAAGACCCCTATTTTGTGGAAACACCTTATGGCTACCAGCTAGACTTGGATTTTCTGAAGTACGTGGATGATAtacaaaagggaaacaccatTAAGAAACTGAATataagaaagaggaggaaagctGTACCAGCCTCGGTGGGTACCAAGAACTCTGGTGGCCAGTGCAGTGGCTGGACCTCCACAGAGTCTCTCTCTTCATCAAATAGTGATGAGAACAAGCAGTCTTTGGCAACGAGGTGTCAAGTAACCTTGCCTGTTCCTGCCAAACCCTCAGTTTCCTTTGAAGTATCTCCTACCTACTTAACTGTCCCAGAGAATAAACagcttcctcctccctccccccagCCTCCTCGGCACAACCTTCTTGTAACAAAAACCCTCATGGAAACACGGAGGCGActggagcaggagaggatgATGCAGGGCACACCTGGAGATGTCCGCAGGCCTCGACTTTCCAGCTTTGGAGGCATGGGCTCCACAAGCTCCCTCCCCTCTTTTGTGGGATCCAGTGGGTACAGTCAAGTATCTCAGCACCTGCAGAATGGGTATCAGGGAAACGGCGACTATGGTGCCTGCTTCAGCTCCTCATTGGGCAGTTCCATTCGTCACAGCCCCATGAGCTCGGGAATATCCACACCGGTCACCAACGTGAGCCCGGTGCATCTGCAGCACATCAGGGAGCAAATGGCAGTTGCCCTCAAGCGTCTCAAGGAGCTCGAGGAGCAAGTCAAGACTATTCCTGTGCTGCAGGTCAAAATTTCAGTGTTGCAGGAGGAGAAGAGGCACATGATGGCTGAACTCAAAAACCACAGGAAAGCCACTCAAAATGAGACATACGGTTTCAGAAAGCGATCCTATAGTGCAGGGAATGCAGAGCAGTGGGAACACATGTCTCAGGTGAGAAGAGGTGGAGAACTGTATATAGATTGTGAGGAAGAGATGGAGAGTGTGGAGCAGAGCTCTCAGAGGATAGAGGAGTtcaggcagctgactgctgaGATGCAAgccctggagaaaaaaatccaagataGCAACTACGAAAGTCCAGCAAACCTTAGGGTGAACAGAGAAAATCTGACAAAAGAAGCCCGATCTGTTGCTGTGGGTGCTGATGAGAACATGAATGATGTCATTATATACAACAGATCTGCAAGGCAATGCAAAGAAGTAGCTGTGGGAACAGAGAAAGAAGTGAGGGAGTGTGGAGTTGGAGTGACAGAGGCTATGCTTGGACTGTCTACAGAAATTGAGAAGGAGATAGAGCTTCAGCAGCAGACCATTGAAGCCCTTAAGGAGAAAATTTATAGACTAGAGGTTCAGTTAAAGGAAACCACCCATGACAGGGAAATGACCAAATTAAAACAGGAGTTGCAAGCAGCTGGGTCTAGAAAGAAGGTGGATAAAGCCATGATGGCTCAACCCCATGTTGTCAGTAGGATGGTGGAGGCTGTCATACAGACAAGAGACCAAATGGTGGGAGACCACGTGGCCGTTGCGGATTCGTCAGTGGGAAACCATCTACAGACCAGCAGCATTGGCACCTCCTGCAGACCTGCCACGCGGAGCGCAGCTGCAGGACCCGAGCTGCTGATGAGCCGGTGGCTGGTGAGGGAGAGGGCAGAGGTGCAAGATCAGAGTACCGGGAGCTCCATGGAACTGCATGATAAGTCAGTGGGCACAGAGACAAGCGTCCGTGAGACAGGCGTCAACACAGAGGAGCCGTCAGAGGTGCCGAGCCCTTGCAAGACAGCACAGGTGGTTGGAGCAGTGAGGTCTGTGGGCTGCGGGGACTGTTCAGTGGACGTGGTGGTTTGTGTGCCCAAGGAACACGTGTCCCGTGAAACAGCCACAGAGGCTGTACCCAGGGCAGAGGCAATGGTGATGGCTGTGCCTTCCACAGCTAGCCAGCAAACCAGCACTGCTTTGGAGATGGTGAGCCAGTGCACCAGCACAGAGGTGGCCTGCCTGGCAGACTGTGGGACTAACACCACTCTGAGCAGCTGTGACAAGCAGACCAGCACGGACGGCGTGGAGGTGCGGAGTGTGGCAGTGGGGGATGGCCGGGTGAAGGACATACACGCGTCTGCTAAGGTGCGTTCGGTTGGAGTGGGCACTATGCTCTCTAGCCACCCTGGCTTTGAAAAGCCTTCTGCAATAAAAACCAAAGACTGTGGCATTGGACAGATAAGTGTTTATGAGAACTACCTGGTTGGTCTGAAAATGAGGAGCATTGCCTGTGGACCCCCTCCGTTGCCGGTTGTCCCAGCTGGAACCAGGAGCATAGGTGTTGGGGGAGAGTCTGTGTGTGACCCAGTCAGTGGTCAGCCAGAGAGCCCTCTGCCTCCATCTGAGCTGAGGACAGGCTTGGATCACTACATTGAACGTgtgcagaagctgctgcaggaacagcagatGCTGCTTGCTGAAAATTACAGTGAATTGGCAGAAGCCTTTGGGGAGCCCCATTCCCAGATTGGATCTCTCAATTCACAACTCATCAGCACCCTCACCTCCATCAACTCTGTCATGAAATATGCCAGTACAGAGGAGCTGCGTAGCCTGGACCTTCAGAAGCAGTGCATGGAGAGAAGCACCCCATCCG GTGCTACTTTGGAGTACATCCCTCATGGCCAGCTTGCAAGCACACACTTAACGTCAAATTTGCGAATGCTGAAATTGGAGCAGGACACTGTGGCCActgaggaggagaggaagacTCCCCTTGTGGAAGCTGCTCGAGGAAGGAAGTCTTTTTCTTCTCAGGATAAAGCTCTCACTCCAATTAACCTGACAGATGATCAGCTTGCCTCAGGTCTCTATG TATGTACTAATAATGAGAACACACTCAAATCTATCATGAAGAAAAGAGATGGGAAGAAGGAATTGAGCAACACCAAGAAGAACCTGCAGTTTGTTGGCATTAATGGCGG GTATGAGACCACATCCAGCGATGACTCCAGCTCCGAGGAGAGCTCCTCCTCCGATTCAGAGGAGGAGTGCGAGAGCCACGAGTAcccctgccaccagcacacagaagaaaagcagcccAGCCCCCATGCTGCGGAGGTCTGTGCCATGGGGGCAGAGAAAGACAGTCCCCTCCCAGAGTGTGAGGCCGAGGAGGTGGAAATCAGAGAGAG GTACGAGCTAAGTGAAAAGATGCTTTCTGCCTGTAACCTGCTGAGAAACAACATTGATGACCCCAAGGCGTTAACAAACAAAGATGTG AGGTTTTGTTTAAATACTATCCAGCATGAGTGGTTTCGTGTCTCAAGTCAGAAGTCAGCTCTCCCTGAAATGGTTGGAGACTACATAACTGCTTTTGAAGAGATTTCTCCTGCTGTCCTCAGACATATCATCAACATGGCAGATGGAAATGGAAACACAGCTCTGCATTACAGTGTGTCACATTCTAACTTTGAAATTGTAAAGCTTCTTCTGGATGCAA ATGTCTGTAATGTAAATCATCAGAACAAGGCTGGTTATACCCCCATCATGCTTGCTGCACTTGCAGCTGTGGAAGCAGAGAAGGACATGAGGATAGTGGAGGAACTGTTCAGCTGTGGGGACGTGAATGCTAAAGCCAGCCAG GCTGGTCAGACTGCACTGATGCTAGCTGTGAGCCATGGCCGGATAGACATGGTTAAAGCTTTACTGGCCTGTGGTGCAGACGTCAATATCCAGGATGATGAGGGCTCTACAGCTCTGATGTGCGCCAGTGAGCATGGACATGTGGAGATTGTAAAGCTTctgctggcccagcctgggTGTAACAGCACCCTGGAGGACAAC gATGGCAGCACAGCACTTTCAATAGCCCTGGAAGCTGGACATAAGGACATAGCAGTTCTCCTGTATGCCCATGTCAACTTTTCCAAAACCCAGTCACCG GGCACTCCTAGGCTTAGCAGAAGGACATCTCCTGGTCCCACCCACAGAGCCACATTTGAGTAA